A single Eptesicus fuscus isolate TK198812 unplaced genomic scaffold, DD_ASM_mEF_20220401 scaffold_52, whole genome shotgun sequence DNA region contains:
- the LOC129148474 gene encoding zinc finger protein 252-like → MYECSECGISFHLRAHLTIHLRVHTGKKPYECTECGKPFSERSTFIKHLKVHTGEKPYECTECGKPFSQKSNLIKHLKVHTGEKPYECSECGKSFSARNTLINHQRVHTGEKPYECTECGKSFNQRVTLIKHRRGHSGEKPYERTECGKSFTQKSNLIMHHKVHTGEKPYDCSECGKSFSQKSHLIKHQSVHTGEKPYECSECGKPFGERSTLVIHQRVHTGEKPYDCSECGKSFSQKSHLIKHQRVHTGEKPYECSECGKPFGERSTLVIHQRVHTAEKPYECTECGKPFSQKSNLIKHLKVHTGKKPYDCSEFGKSFSARNTLINHQRLHTGEKPYECTECGKPFSQKSHLIKHQRVHTGEKPYECSE, encoded by the coding sequence AtgtatgagtgtagtgaatgcgGGATTTCCTTCCATCTAAGAGCTCACCTCACTATACAcctcagagttcacactggaaagaagccatatgagtgtactgaatgtgggaagcccTTCAGTGAAAGAAGTACATTCATTAAACATctgaaagtccacactggagagaagccatatgagtgcactgaatgtgggaagccttTTAGCCAAAAATCTAACCTCATTAAACATCTGAAAGtgcacactggagagaagccatatgagtgtagtgaatgtggcaAGTCCTTCAGTGCAAGAAATACACTCATTaatcaccagagagttcacactggagagaagccatatgagtgtactgaatgtgggaagtccttcaatCAAAGAGTTACATTAATTAAACACCGGAGAGGTCAcagtggagaaaagccatatgagcgtactgaatgtgggaaatcttttacccaAAAATCTAACCTTATTATGCATCACAAGgtacacactggagagaagccatatgactgtagtgaatgtgggaagtcttttagCCAAAAATCTCACCTTATTAAACACCAGAGTgtacacactggagagaagccatatgagtgtagtgaatgtgggaagcccTTCGGTGAAAGAAGTACATTAGTTatacaccagagagttcacactggagagaagccatatgactgtagtgaatgtgggaagtcttttagCCAAAAATCTCACCTTATTAAACACCAGAGAGTACACACTGGCGAAAAGCCATacgagtgtagtgaatgtgggaagcccTTCGGTGAAAGAAGTACATTAGTTatacaccagagagttcacactgcagagaagccatatgagtgcactgaatgtgggaagccttTTAGCCAAAAATCTAACCTCATTAAACATCTGAAAGTCCACACTGGAAAGAAGCCATATGACTGTAGTGAATTTGGCAAGTCCTTCAGTGCAAGAAATACACTCATTAATCAccagagacttcacactggagagaagccatatgagtgcactgaatgtgggaagccttTTAGCCAAAAATCTCACCTTATTAAACACCAGAGAgtacacactggagagaagccatatgagtgtagtgaatga